In the genome of Mycteria americana isolate JAX WOST 10 ecotype Jacksonville Zoo and Gardens chromosome 7, USCA_MyAme_1.0, whole genome shotgun sequence, one region contains:
- the B3GNT5 gene encoding lactosylceramide 1,3-N-acetyl-beta-D-glucosaminyltransferase gives MFVSPRRVRKCHFFQIFATCFILCLMIFWGPFDNQIVNHMKSYSYRYLINSYHFVNDSLSINRDNLDRVSSYQYLINHREKCQQQDVLLLLFVKTSPENRHRRDAIRQTWGNEKYVRSQLNATIKTLFALGRPTDHLQQTQLQRQLQLEDEKYNDLIQQDFLDTFHNLTLKLLLQFSWVNAYCPHARFIMSADDDIFIHMPNLVAYLRSLAQMGVQDLWIGRVHRGSPPIRDKSSKYYVPYEMYQWPSYPDYTAGAAYVISNDVAAKVYEASLTLNTSLYIDDVFMGLCANKMGIVPQYHVFFSGEGKAPYHHCIYNKMMTSHGHVDDLHQLWKEATDPKVKKFSSGIWGRIYCRLVNIVLLCKLYYEDTYPCSAAFS, from the coding sequence ATGTTTGTTAGTCCTAGAAGAgtcagaaaatgccatttttttcagatatttgccACTTGCTTCATACTGTGTCTCATGATTTTTTGGGGACCATTTGATAATCAGATTGTGAACCATATGAAGTCCTATTCATACAGATACCTCATAAATAGCTACCATTTTGTGAACGATAGCCTGTCTATCAACAGGGATAACTTGGACAGAGTATCAAGCTACCAGTACTTGATCAACCACAGAGAGAAATGTCAGCAGCAGGATGTCCTTCTCCTATTGTTTGTGAAGACTTCTCCCGAAAACCGTCATCGGAGGGATGCAATTAGACAAACTTGGGGTAATGAGAAGTATGTTCGTTCTCAACTTAATGCAACTATTAAAACTCTTTTTGCTTTAGGACGACCAACAGATCATCTGCAGCAAACACAGCTGCAAAGACAACTTCAGCTGGAAGACGAGAAATACAATGATTTGATTCAGCAAGACTTCTTGGATACTTTTCACAATCTTACTCTtaaattgcttttgcagtttaGCTGGGTGAATGCCTACTGTCCTCATGCAAGGTTCATTATGTCTGCGGATGATGATATATTTATCCATATGCCAAATCTTGTTGCTTATCTCCGAAGTCTAGCACAGATGGGTGTTCAAGATCTCTGGATTGGTCGTGTCCATCGTGGATCCCCTCCCATAAGAGACAAGAGTAGCAAATACTATGTTCCATATGAAATGTACCAATGGCCCTCTTATCCTGACTACACAGCAGGAGCTGCGTATGTAATATCAAATGATGTAGCAGCTAAAGTGTATGAGGCTTCATTGACTCTCAATACAAGTCTTTATATAGATGATGTTTTCATGGGTCTCTGTGCCAATAAAATGGGAATTGTACCACAAtatcatgtatttttttctggggaaggaaaggcTCCATATCATCACTGCATTTATAACAAAATGATGACATCTCATGGACATGTAGATGATCTTCACCAGCTCTGGAAGGAGGCTACAGATCCCAAAGTTAAAAAGTTTTCTTCGGGGATTTGGGGTAGAATATACTGCAGACTAGTCAATATTGTGCTTCTCTGTAAACTATACTATGAGGACACATATCCGtgttcagctgcattttcttaA